The following are encoded in a window of Lacinutrix sp. WUR7 genomic DNA:
- a CDS encoding energy transducer TonB: MKYFTTKHEKNSAKITTLIMLIFVLLLFVVGQEYQEEPEEFGVAINFGSAAPAGGNVQPNKPIVEEKSPEEPTENEIDEEAIAEEAAKAEEAEEAAKAEEAAIAEEEAKAEEERINEELLKEEQLKEEKAAEEKALKEKEDAKKEAAEAEKILKEEAEEAARLKTEKEAKQKEIADAKAKAAKAAKEAKEAKDAKEAKEAKDAKDKAAAKAKAEAAEKLKKENEAKAKAAADAKAAAAKAKAASDAKAAAAKAKAASDAKAAAQAKANAEAKARAAAKAAADAKAAGEAKAAADAAAKAKANAGGGETSFALIENVPIYPGCEGGTNATRKQCMSDKIKEFIMNNFDTDLAADLTGVQKINISFKINTSGNVVSIGARAADPKLEAEAKRVTRLLPKMKPGMQQGSPVTVSYGLPIRIKLKE; this comes from the coding sequence ATGAAATATTTCACAACCAAACATGAGAAGAATTCTGCGAAAATTACAACATTAATAATGTTGATTTTTGTTTTGTTGCTTTTTGTAGTTGGTCAAGAATATCAGGAAGAACCAGAAGAATTTGGCGTAGCAATAAACTTTGGTAGTGCTGCCCCAGCTGGAGGAAATGTACAGCCTAATAAACCAATAGTAGAAGAAAAATCCCCTGAGGAACCTACAGAAAATGAAATTGATGAAGAAGCAATAGCGGAGGAAGCTGCAAAAGCCGAAGAGGCAGAGGAAGCAGCGAAAGCAGAAGAAGCAGCTATAGCGGAAGAAGAAGCCAAAGCAGAGGAAGAGAGAATTAATGAAGAGTTGCTAAAAGAAGAGCAACTAAAAGAAGAAAAAGCAGCAGAAGAAAAAGCGCTTAAAGAAAAAGAAGATGCTAAAAAAGAAGCAGCGGAAGCAGAAAAAATATTAAAAGAGGAAGCAGAAGAAGCAGCGCGTTTAAAAACAGAAAAAGAAGCAAAACAAAAAGAAATAGCCGATGCCAAAGCAAAAGCGGCAAAAGCGGCAAAGGAAGCAAAAGAAGCTAAAGATGCAAAGGAGGCTAAAGAAGCCAAAGATGCAAAAGATAAAGCAGCAGCTAAAGCAAAAGCGGAAGCAGCAGAAAAATTAAAAAAAGAAAACGAAGCGAAAGCCAAAGCAGCAGCAGACGCAAAAGCAGCGGCGGCAAAAGCAAAAGCAGCTTCAGATGCTAAAGCAGCGGCGGCTAAAGCAAAAGCAGCTTCAGATGCTAAAGCGGCAGCACAGGCAAAAGCCAATGCGGAAGCAAAAGCTAGGGCCGCGGCAAAAGCAGCAGCGGATGCCAAAGCGGCTGGAGAAGCTAAAGCAGCAGCAGATGCGGCAGCTAAAGCCAAAGCAAATGCTGGAGGAGGTGAAACTTCCTTTGCATTGATTGAGAATGTACCAATTTATCCGGGTTGTGAAGGCGGAACTAATGCGACTAGAAAACAATGTATGAGTGATAAAATAAAAGAGTTTATCATGAATAATTTTGATACGGACTTAGCTGCAGATTTAACTGGGGTTCAAAAAATCAATATCTCATTTAAAATTAATACTTCAGGTAATGTGGTAAGTATCGGTGCAAGAGCTGCAGATCCTAAATTAGAAGCAGAAGCAAAACGAGTGACTAGATTGCTTCCTAAAATGAAACCAGGTATGCAACAAGGTAGTCCAGTAACAGTTTCCTATGGCTTGCCAATTAGAATTAAATTAAAAGAATAA
- a CDS encoding energy transducer TonB, with product MKYFNTKHEKDSAKITTLVALIVLLLIFVVGPKYMDPPEEYGVAVNFGTTDFGSGNVQPTKPIKSEDLNIDRPAEVVPTEAEPTKATEATEEVLTQETEEAIAIQKQKDAVKKAKAIADAKAKAEADRIAKEKREQEEKKKKLDALIGGVSNSEGSETGGEGDDDKAGDKGQLNGDPYAPSYFGNTGSGNGGVGYGLNGRGKPSKQVFKQDCNESGMVIVKIVVNRSGNVVEAEAGVKGTTNTADCLLEPAKKIALSHKWRADNKAPAKQVGFVKVNFNLGQ from the coding sequence ATGAAATACTTTAACACCAAACACGAAAAAGATTCGGCAAAAATAACAACGCTTGTAGCGTTAATCGTGTTATTGCTCATTTTTGTGGTAGGTCCAAAATATATGGATCCTCCAGAAGAGTATGGTGTTGCTGTAAATTTTGGTACTACAGATTTTGGAAGTGGTAATGTACAACCTACAAAACCAATAAAATCGGAAGATTTAAATATTGATCGACCAGCAGAAGTAGTGCCAACTGAAGCAGAACCTACAAAAGCTACAGAAGCTACAGAAGAAGTTTTAACCCAAGAAACCGAAGAAGCTATTGCCATACAAAAACAAAAAGACGCAGTAAAAAAAGCTAAAGCTATTGCAGATGCTAAAGCAAAAGCCGAAGCAGATAGAATTGCAAAAGAAAAAAGGGAGCAAGAAGAGAAAAAGAAAAAGTTAGATGCTCTAATTGGTGGAGTTAGTAACTCCGAAGGAAGTGAAACCGGAGGTGAAGGTGATGATGACAAAGCAGGAGACAAAGGACAATTAAATGGCGATCCGTATGCGCCAAGCTATTTTGGAAACACAGGATCTGGAAATGGAGGAGTAGGTTATGGCCTAAACGGAAGAGGGAAACCTTCTAAACAAGTATTTAAACAAGACTGTAATGAGTCTGGAATGGTCATTGTGAAAATAGTAGTAAACAGAAGTGGTAATGTAGTGGAAGCAGAAGCAGGAGTAAAAGGAACCACAAATACAGCAGATTGTTTGCTAGAACCAGCAAAAAAAATCGCCTTATCTCATAAATGGCGAGCAGACAATAAAGCACCGGCAAAACAAGTAGGTTTTGTAAAAGTTAACTTCAATTTAGGGCAATAA
- a CDS encoding folylpolyglutamate synthase/dihydrofolate synthase family protein: protein MTYQDTVNWMFSQLPMYQQQGKTAFKVDLSNTVILAKHLKNPETKIKTIHVAGTNGKGSTSHMLASILQEAGYTVGLYTSPHLKDFRERIKINGKEVSKQFVIGFIKRNKTFFEKHSLSFFEMTVGMAFDYFAKQKVDIAIIEVGLGGRLDSTNIITPEVSVITNIGLDHTQFLGNTLPAIAEEKGGIIKKNIPVVIGETQDETKTVFNRIAAEASSKIYYADQLVSQIFKSDLKGSYQEKNIKTVLQTITLLQKQGWKITSNHIKEGLLKVVQNTGLKGRWQTLQDDPKVICDTAHNKEGLAYVMKQLHEEDCDALHIVFGVVNDKDLDSIIALLPKKATYYFCKPNIPRGKNAEELFSYFKEKNYVGNVYNSVNEAYKQALKSAGKDDVIYVGGSTFVVAEII, encoded by the coding sequence ATGACATATCAAGATACTGTAAATTGGATGTTTTCCCAACTACCAATGTATCAACAACAAGGTAAAACCGCATTTAAAGTAGATTTAAGTAATACGGTAATCCTTGCAAAACATTTAAAGAATCCAGAAACTAAAATTAAAACCATTCATGTTGCTGGAACTAACGGAAAAGGTTCTACAAGTCACATGTTAGCCTCTATATTACAAGAAGCTGGTTATACGGTTGGATTATACACTTCGCCGCATTTAAAAGATTTTAGAGAGCGTATTAAGATTAATGGTAAAGAAGTCAGCAAACAGTTTGTAATTGGTTTTATTAAACGAAACAAAACATTTTTTGAAAAGCATTCCCTTTCCTTTTTTGAAATGACCGTTGGCATGGCTTTCGATTATTTTGCAAAACAAAAAGTAGATATTGCCATTATAGAAGTTGGTTTAGGCGGACGATTAGATTCTACCAATATTATTACTCCAGAAGTTTCTGTAATTACAAACATAGGATTAGATCATACCCAGTTTTTAGGAAATACCTTGCCCGCTATTGCGGAAGAAAAAGGAGGAATCATTAAAAAGAATATTCCTGTTGTTATTGGCGAAACACAAGACGAAACTAAAACCGTTTTTAATCGTATTGCAGCGGAAGCTTCTTCCAAAATATATTATGCAGATCAATTAGTTTCTCAAATTTTTAAAAGCGACTTAAAAGGAAGCTATCAAGAAAAGAACATAAAAACAGTTTTACAGACCATAACCCTATTGCAAAAACAAGGTTGGAAGATTACCAGTAACCATATTAAAGAAGGATTACTAAAGGTAGTGCAAAACACAGGTTTAAAAGGAAGATGGCAAACCTTGCAAGATGACCCAAAGGTTATTTGTGATACGGCTCATAATAAAGAAGGACTTGCTTATGTGATGAAACAATTACACGAAGAGGATTGTGATGCACTTCATATTGTTTTTGGAGTGGTAAATGATAAAGATTTGGACTCGATAATTGCTCTTTTGCCTAAAAAGGCGACTTATTATTTTTGTAAACCAAATATTCCTCGCGGAAAAAATGCGGAAGAGTTGTTCAGCTATTTTAAAGAAAAAAACTATGTTGGAAACGTATATAATTCTGTAAATGAAGCATATAAACAAGCTTTAAAATCGGCTGGAAAAGACGATGTTATTTATGTTGGAGGGAGTACTTTTGTAGTTGCAGAAATTATTTAA
- the murF gene encoding UDP-N-acetylmuramoyl-tripeptide--D-alanyl-D-alanine ligase, whose amino-acid sequence MKIAQLHKLFLQSNTVSTDTRKIKKDSMFFALKGDNFNGNTFAKQALENGAKFVIIDEETYHIHPQTILVDNVLKTLQKLATYHRNYLKVKIIALTGSNGKTTTKELINAALSQKYKTVATVGNLNNHIGVPLTLLSMNTNTEIGIVEMGANHLNEIDFLCNITQPDYGYITNFGKAHLEGFGSMEGVVKGKTELYNYLLKNNKHVFFNADDAIQVEKLSSSNKKFGFSQTNAAYYRIELLEANPFVKLKVEDYTINSNLIGAYNFTNLCAATSIAKYFDIPLKDIKTGIENYIPQNNRSQIIELGNNKIILDAYNANPSSMQAALTNFSNLKDDNKIVILGDMFELGTEAGKEHENIAQLAIDLNFDIIYLVGANFFNTETISNKLHKNISFEAFKNSFEKPENATLLIKGSRGMALERTLDLMQ is encoded by the coding sequence ATGAAAATAGCACAATTACACAAGCTGTTCTTACAAAGTAATACCGTAAGTACAGATACAAGAAAAATAAAAAAAGACAGTATGTTTTTCGCTTTAAAAGGCGATAATTTTAATGGGAATACTTTTGCTAAGCAAGCACTAGAAAATGGCGCTAAATTTGTTATAATTGATGAAGAAACATATCATATCCATCCGCAAACCATACTTGTCGACAACGTTTTAAAAACACTACAAAAATTAGCAACCTATCACAGAAATTACCTAAAAGTTAAAATCATTGCTTTAACAGGTAGTAACGGAAAAACAACCACCAAAGAACTAATAAACGCAGCACTTTCTCAAAAATATAAAACGGTAGCCACAGTAGGTAATTTAAACAACCATATTGGCGTTCCTTTAACCTTATTATCTATGAACACCAATACTGAAATTGGTATTGTAGAAATGGGTGCAAATCATTTAAATGAGATTGACTTTCTATGTAATATTACACAGCCTGATTATGGCTACATTACAAACTTTGGCAAAGCACATTTAGAAGGCTTTGGTAGTATGGAAGGCGTAGTTAAAGGCAAAACAGAATTATATAATTACTTACTAAAAAATAACAAGCATGTTTTTTTTAATGCGGATGATGCTATTCAAGTTGAAAAACTAAGCAGTTCCAATAAAAAGTTCGGATTTTCACAAACTAATGCAGCATACTACAGGATAGAACTTTTAGAGGCAAATCCTTTTGTAAAACTAAAAGTGGAAGATTATACCATCAACTCTAACCTAATAGGTGCATATAACTTCACGAACCTTTGTGCCGCAACTAGTATTGCAAAATATTTTGATATCCCTTTAAAAGACATCAAAACAGGAATTGAAAATTATATACCACAAAATAATAGGTCGCAAATCATTGAATTAGGAAACAACAAAATAATACTAGACGCATACAACGCAAACCCATCAAGCATGCAAGCGGCATTGACAAATTTTTCTAATTTAAAAGACGATAACAAAATTGTTATTTTAGGAGATATGTTTGAATTAGGAACGGAAGCCGGAAAAGAACATGAAAACATAGCGCAATTGGCTATCGATTTAAACTTTGACATAATATATCTAGTAGGTGCAAATTTCTTTAACACGGAAACAATTTCTAATAAACTGCATAAAAACATCTCTTTTGAAGCATTTAAAAACAGTTTTGAAAAACCAGAAAACGCAACACTTTTAATAAAAGGATCTCGCGGAATGGCTTTAGAAAGAACTTTAGATCTCATGCAATAG
- the gldJ gene encoding gliding motility lipoprotein GldJ, whose translation MNMKKVVLLLILAVSVTAVSCKRSSSKNTSRATGWKINSKEGGFQYNEKFKEQETAPGLVFVEGGTFTMGKVQDDVMHDWNNTPNQQHIQSFYMDESEVTNFMYSEYLYWLKSTYPPSEENFKAIYNGAAPDTLVWRNRLGYNEVMTNNYLRHPAYAEYPVVGVSWIQAVEFANWRSDRYNELNLEQAGWLTRDAKLTATADANFNTDTYINAPTQTYGGNDSIINPERSRRRVQTTATGDTINKYATRETGVISPMYRLPTEAEWEYAALGMSDIRSYNTYRGRKKYPWSGQYTRTGKRKVRGDQMANFKQGKGDYGGIAGWSDDGADITKQVMSFAPNDYGLYDMAGNVAEWVADVYRPIVDDEFNDFNYYRGNVYTKNAINDDGTVKIVTSDEIVYDTLSNGKIVARNLPGEIAQVGVDENETYLRTNFDRSDNRNFRDGDKRSSRQYADSFDEEEGTEDESSEITRKMYNSPKHNVETDSTGTMIREYDQSTKRTSLINDEVRVYKGGSWKDREYWLDPAQRRYFPQDMATDYIGFRCAMSRVGSKSKGKQKTKN comes from the coding sequence ATGAACATGAAAAAAGTAGTATTATTATTAATCTTAGCAGTATCTGTAACTGCAGTTAGCTGTAAAAGATCTAGTTCTAAAAATACATCTAGAGCAACAGGTTGGAAAATCAATTCTAAAGAAGGTGGTTTCCAATACAATGAAAAATTTAAAGAACAGGAAACTGCTCCTGGATTAGTTTTTGTTGAAGGTGGTACATTTACCATGGGTAAAGTACAAGATGATGTAATGCATGATTGGAACAACACACCTAATCAACAACACATTCAATCTTTTTATATGGATGAATCTGAAGTTACAAACTTTATGTATTCAGAATATTTATATTGGTTAAAATCAACTTATCCTCCATCAGAAGAAAACTTTAAAGCAATTTATAATGGTGCAGCTCCAGATACATTAGTATGGAGAAACCGTTTAGGTTATAACGAGGTTATGACAAACAATTACTTGCGTCATCCTGCATATGCAGAATATCCTGTTGTTGGAGTTAGCTGGATTCAAGCAGTTGAATTTGCTAACTGGAGATCTGACAGATATAATGAGTTAAATTTAGAACAAGCTGGTTGGTTAACTAGAGATGCTAAATTAACAGCGACTGCGGATGCTAACTTTAATACAGACACTTATATCAATGCGCCAACCCAAACATATGGTGGAAATGATAGTATTATTAATCCAGAAAGATCAAGACGTCGTGTTCAAACTACAGCGACTGGAGATACTATTAACAAATACGCTACAAGAGAAACTGGTGTAATTTCACCTATGTACAGACTACCAACAGAAGCAGAATGGGAATATGCTGCTTTAGGAATGTCAGATATTAGAAGTTATAACACATATAGAGGAAGAAAAAAATACCCTTGGAGTGGACAATACACACGTACTGGTAAACGTAAAGTTCGTGGTGACCAAATGGCTAACTTTAAACAAGGTAAAGGTGATTATGGTGGTATTGCTGGATGGAGTGATGATGGAGCAGATATAACCAAACAAGTAATGTCATTCGCACCAAACGATTACGGTTTATATGATATGGCTGGAAACGTTGCAGAATGGGTTGCCGATGTTTACAGACCTATTGTAGATGATGAGTTTAATGACTTTAACTACTATAGAGGAAATGTCTATACAAAAAACGCAATTAATGATGATGGAACAGTAAAAATTGTTACTTCTGATGAAATAGTATACGATACTTTATCTAACGGAAAAATTGTAGCAAGAAACCTTCCTGGTGAAATTGCACAAGTTGGTGTAGATGAAAACGAAACATACTTAAGAACGAATTTTGACAGAAGTGATAACCGTAACTTTAGAGATGGTGATAAACGCTCTTCTAGACAATATGCAGATTCTTTTGATGAAGAAGAAGGAACTGAAGATGAAAGCTCAGAAATAACAAGAAAAATGTATAACTCACCAAAGCATAATGTAGAAACAGATTCTACTGGAACTATGATACGTGAGTATGACCAATCTACTAAACGTACTTCTTTAATTAATGATGAAGTAAGAGTTTACAAAGGTGGTTCTTGGAAAGACAGAGAGTACTGGTTAGATCCAGCACAAAGACGTTACTTCCCACAAGATATGGCTACCGACTATATTGGATTTAGATGTGCAATGTCTCGTGTAGGTTCAAAATCTAAAGGAAAACAAAAAACTAAGAATTAA
- the porU gene encoding type IX secretion system sortase PorU, translating into MKKKILILTILLPFLMFAQQQTFKITWQDYKTIANEKFSIEVPSFDTEHFNYSLKDGLQFVAQWKTSSLINETSVTLSKVSYASIALNDLKGVDLKTIPNKLKYSLSNSIARDKRNAYLIVSPIIKENGVYKKITSFTVNYKNSNGSRFSNASKVAITNSVLSSGEWYRFYVDTTGVFKISKNFLSSLGVNVNSVDPRNIKLFGNGGEMIHYSNAAEQHFDIKENAIRVVGENDGTFNNEDYILFYARGPRGYDDESKTNLNLYTDKTYFYINISNGQGKRVQPFIQPTGIVDLEINQFQDYQFHEVDEHNLGNVGRRWFGDKFDIESSKTFTFSFPDLVSSVPAVLKVLVASDAESASSMQIDVNGNAVTNLNIAEVGSPNLAVEADFNGNINLNSSEISVNLNYDNGGIPSSNAYLDYISIEATRALNFSGNQFVFKNNEVVQTSGIGRYTLTNATNVSEVWDITDRYNITTVVNTDASASLSFTSTLGSFKQYAVVTNADVYQPKKDASTSVTNQDLKGTIFLNNQGDFQDIDYLIVTPSYLLTQAERLADINRQQYGLNVKVETLDNIYKEFSTGNQDIGAIRNFVKYIYDNASTPENKIKYLCLFGDGSIDYKDRFPNNTNVVPSWHAIESFNLTNSFVSDDFYGMMDENEGTMEPSEKLDIAVGRILVNSSQQAKQVVDKIISYHNEASYGSWRNNFVVVSDDVDESWERVLQETTDELANTIAEKKPFLNPIKIHSDAYLQEASAGGNRYPKVNEALISAIENGALVVNYFGHGGEDGLAHEHIFEKPDAQDLNNVCRLNCFVTVTCEYTRFDNPFRPTAGEYTFWNPTGGATALVTTTRQIFVSVGITFNEVLGEYMFSYNDTDDYEDDEYPSIAEALRLTKNDPSISNISQRRLVFFIGDPAMKLTFAKPNIRLTKINDVLIEDETDTLEALGHVKLSGEVTDVAGNVLTNYNGILSTTIYDKEIERRTLGNDRTSDGGQLIYLDFKTLGEIIFRGQASITNGLFEFDFVVPKDIGIPVGFGKASFYAKSEIPFLQDQTGASVGTIKIGGINADAPEDNTGPLVILYMNDESFVSGGITNESPSLLVKLEDENGINTASGIGHDIVAIIDGDETNPFVLNDYYQTEVDDYTKGLVNYPFRELEPGLHTLTLKAWDVYNNSSTQEIQFVVYDEDEKLVIKNVLNYPNPFVNYTEFWFNHNSSEPLDVLVQIFTVSGKLVRTLNGQTNTSECCGKGASALSRDIVWDGRDDFGDKIGKGVYVYKLTVRSNTLNKKVEKIEKLVIL; encoded by the coding sequence ATGAAAAAGAAAATACTTATACTCACAATTCTATTGCCGTTTTTAATGTTTGCTCAGCAGCAAACATTTAAAATTACTTGGCAAGACTATAAAACGATAGCCAACGAAAAATTCTCTATAGAGGTTCCTTCCTTTGATACAGAGCATTTTAATTATAGTTTAAAGGATGGTTTACAGTTTGTAGCACAATGGAAAACCTCTAGTCTTATTAATGAGACTTCTGTAACTTTATCTAAGGTAAGTTACGCTAGTATAGCATTAAATGATTTAAAAGGTGTAGATCTTAAAACGATTCCTAATAAGTTAAAATATAGTTTGTCTAATTCTATAGCTAGAGATAAGCGTAATGCTTATTTAATTGTTTCTCCTATAATTAAGGAAAACGGGGTATATAAAAAAATAACATCGTTTACTGTAAATTATAAGAATAGTAATGGTTCTAGATTTTCTAATGCTTCAAAAGTAGCAATTACAAATTCTGTTTTGAGTTCTGGGGAATGGTACCGATTTTATGTAGATACTACTGGGGTATTTAAAATTTCAAAAAACTTTTTAAGTTCTTTAGGTGTTAATGTGAATAGTGTTGACCCTAGAAACATTAAATTATTTGGTAATGGAGGAGAAATGATACATTATTCTAATGCTGCCGAACAGCATTTTGACATTAAAGAAAACGCCATACGGGTTGTAGGTGAAAATGATGGAACATTTAATAATGAAGATTATATTTTGTTTTATGCAAGAGGGCCAAGGGGATATGATGATGAAAGTAAAACCAACCTAAACTTATATACAGATAAAACATACTTTTATATAAACATAAGTAATGGCCAAGGTAAAAGGGTGCAACCTTTTATTCAACCTACAGGTATTGTTGATTTAGAAATTAATCAATTTCAAGATTATCAATTTCATGAAGTAGATGAGCATAATCTAGGAAATGTAGGAAGAAGATGGTTTGGTGATAAATTTGATATTGAAAGCAGTAAAACATTCACTTTTAGTTTTCCGGATTTAGTTTCCAGTGTGCCAGCAGTACTTAAAGTACTAGTTGCTTCAGATGCTGAATCGGCTTCAAGCATGCAAATAGATGTAAATGGGAATGCCGTAACAAACTTAAATATAGCGGAAGTTGGAAGTCCGAATCTTGCTGTTGAAGCGGACTTTAATGGAAATATAAATCTTAATTCTTCAGAAATTTCTGTTAATCTAAATTATGATAACGGTGGTATCCCAAGCTCTAATGCGTATTTAGATTATATTTCAATAGAGGCAACTCGTGCATTAAATTTTTCTGGTAATCAATTTGTTTTCAAAAATAATGAAGTGGTTCAAACTTCAGGAATTGGAAGGTATACATTAACTAATGCTACAAATGTTTCCGAAGTTTGGGACATTACAGACAGGTATAACATTACTACAGTCGTTAATACAGATGCAAGTGCAAGTTTAAGTTTTACATCGACCTTAGGTAGTTTCAAACAGTATGCTGTTGTAACTAATGCAGATGTATATCAGCCAAAAAAAGATGCTAGTACTTCAGTAACAAATCAAGATTTAAAAGGAACCATCTTTTTAAATAATCAAGGAGATTTTCAAGATATAGATTATTTAATTGTAACACCTAGTTACCTTTTAACCCAAGCGGAAAGACTTGCCGATATAAACAGACAACAATATGGTTTAAATGTAAAAGTAGAAACATTAGATAATATATATAAGGAGTTTAGTACTGGCAATCAAGACATAGGTGCTATTAGGAATTTTGTCAAGTATATTTACGATAATGCAAGTACACCAGAAAATAAAATAAAATATTTATGCCTTTTTGGTGATGGATCTATAGATTATAAAGATAGATTCCCAAACAATACGAATGTTGTTCCTTCTTGGCACGCAATAGAAAGTTTTAATTTAACAAACTCTTTTGTTTCTGATGACTTTTATGGAATGATGGATGAAAATGAAGGAACCATGGAACCTTCAGAAAAACTAGATATAGCTGTTGGTAGAATTCTAGTAAACTCATCGCAACAAGCAAAACAGGTTGTAGATAAAATTATATCCTATCACAATGAAGCAAGTTATGGTAGCTGGAGAAATAATTTTGTAGTGGTGTCTGATGATGTAGACGAATCCTGGGAAAGAGTACTTCAAGAAACCACCGATGAATTAGCGAATACGATAGCTGAAAAGAAGCCGTTTTTAAATCCAATAAAAATACATTCTGATGCTTATTTACAGGAAGCTTCAGCAGGTGGAAATCGTTATCCTAAGGTAAATGAGGCACTAATTAGTGCTATAGAAAATGGTGCACTAGTAGTTAATTACTTTGGTCATGGAGGTGAAGATGGACTTGCGCATGAACATATTTTCGAAAAGCCAGATGCACAAGATTTAAATAATGTTTGTAGGTTAAATTGTTTCGTTACGGTAACCTGTGAATATACTAGGTTTGATAACCCGTTCAGACCAACAGCTGGAGAATATACTTTTTGGAATCCAACAGGAGGTGCGACAGCTTTAGTAACTACAACAAGACAAATTTTTGTAAGTGTAGGTATCACTTTTAATGAAGTTTTAGGAGAATATATGTTTTCTTATAATGATACAGATGATTATGAAGATGATGAATATCCTTCCATTGCCGAAGCGCTTAGATTAACAAAAAACGATCCTTCAATTTCTAATATATCACAAAGAAGATTAGTGTTTTTTATTGGAGATCCAGCAATGAAATTAACCTTTGCTAAACCTAATATAAGACTAACTAAAATTAATGATGTACTTATAGAAGACGAAACAGATACTTTGGAAGCTTTAGGACATGTAAAATTATCAGGGGAGGTAACCGATGTCGCAGGTAATGTACTAACAAACTATAACGGCATTTTATCGACAACTATTTATGATAAAGAAATAGAAAGAAGAACTCTAGGAAATGATAGAACGAGTGATGGAGGTCAACTAATTTATTTGGATTTTAAAACACTTGGTGAAATCATTTTTAGAGGACAAGCGTCAATTACCAATGGATTGTTTGAGTTCGACTTTGTAGTGCCTAAAGATATTGGTATTCCGGTAGGTTTTGGTAAAGCGAGTTTTTATGCGAAATCCGAAATTCCATTTCTTCAAGACCAAACAGGAGCAAGTGTAGGAACTATTAAAATAGGAGGAATCAATGCGGATGCACCAGAAGATAATACGGGGCCTTTAGTTATACTTTATATGAATGACGAAAGTTTTGTTTCTGGTGGTATAACCAATGAATCTCCTTCGTTATTAGTAAAATTAGAAGACGAAAACGGAATTAATACTGCCAGCGGTATTGGTCATGATATTGTTGCAATTATAGATGGAGACGAAACAAACCCTTTTGTATTAAATGATTATTATCAAACAGAAGTGGATGATTATACTAAAGGATTAGTAAATTACCCTTTTAGAGAGTTAGAACCAGGTTTACATACCTTAACACTTAAAGCTTGGGATGTTTATAATAACTCATCTACACAAGAAATTCAATTTGTGGTGTATGATGAAGATGAAAAACTAGTAATTAAAAATGTATTAAATTACCCAAATCCTTTTGTAAATTATACAGAGTTTTGGTTTAATCACAATAGTTCAGAGCCTTTAGACGTTTTAGTACAGATATTCACTGTTTCGGGGAAGTTAGTAAGAACATTAAACGGACAAACCAATACATCCGAATGTTGTGGTAAAGGAGCATCTGCTTTATCTAGAGATATTGTTTGGGATGGACGAGACGATTTTGGAGACAAAATAGGTAAAGGAGTCTATGTGTACAAACTAACCGTGCGCTCAAATACCCTAAATAAAAAGGTCGAAAAAATAGAGAAACTTGTAATACTATAA